AACAATGAGCTAGATGATTCACTCTAAACTTTGGAATAAGAGGAATCCATGGATCAAACCAAGCAAGAGTATCACTCCCATCTCCTATATTATGTCTGAACCCTTCTTTAAGAACATCTCTACTAGCTAATAAGCTTTGCCAAATCCAGGATTTATTCTTTTTAGAGGCTGAAGCATTCCAAAAAGATGAATTTGGAAAATAAAGCCCTTTTATCACTCTAGCCCATAAGCTATTTGGGTGATTAATCAATCGCCAGCTCTGCTTAGCTAAACACGCTAAGTTAAGCaattcaaaatctttaaagcccATCCCCCCTTTAGACTTCAACTTTGAAGTAGATTTCCAGCTAATCCAGTGCATTTTCCTTTCCTGGTCCAATTTTCCCCACCAGAAATTAGCTACCAAACTATTGAGCTGAGAACAGAAATTCTTGGGCAGCTTCAAGATAGACATTGTGTACATAGGAATGGCGCATAACACTACTTTAATAAGAGTTTCACGGCCTTCTTGGGATAGAAGCTTTTGCTTCAAAGACTGAGTTTTTGCCTCAATTTTTTCCTTCAAGAAATTTAGAGCTGGGGTTTTGGATCGACCCTAAAAGGAAGGAAGAACCAAATATTTGTCTTCTAGCTTCATTTCATCCATGTTAAACATAGAAAGGATCTCATGTTTCAATCAGACAGGAGTTCTCTTACTGAAGAATATGCTTGACTTATGAACGTTAACTTGTTGTCCTGAAGCAGTAGAGTACTTAGAAATTATATCCATAGTAGCCATAGCTTCTGCTCTGGTAACTCTACCAAATAAAAGAATGTCATCTGCAAAGAGAGAGTTAGTGAGAGCAGGTGTTCTTCTAGCTAGCTGAATCCCTTTTAGAAAACCATCTTGATGAGCTTTGGATATAAGACAAGATAGAGCCTGAGAAACGAAAAGGAACAAATAGGGGGACAATGGGTCACCCTGTCTAAGGCTCCTTGAAGGAAAAAAATGGCTGAGATGGCCCCCCATTAATAAGAATAGAGTAACTCACTATGGAAACACATTGCATAATTAGATTAACCCAAGCCTAATCAAAACCAAATTGAAGTAACACTCTTTCCAGAAAAGACCATTCAACTTGGTCATACGCCTTATGCATATCTAACTTCACAGCCAAGAAGTGCTTTTTTGATTTTACAACTTTCAAATAATGAAACACTTCATGGGCAATAACAATATTATCTTGAATGGATCTATGAGGAATGAAAGCAGTTTGATCAACGGAAATGAGAGCATCCATCATAGGTTTCAGTCTATTAACAATGATTTTTTAGATAATCTTGTATGTGAAATTGCATAGACTTATAGGCTTATATTGATTGATAGAAGAAGGGCTTTTACATTTGAGAATAAGAACAATATTTGTTCTGTTGAACTCTTTTAGCATGAACCTAGAAGCAAAAAAACTTTGAACTGCAATACATATATCATTTTCCACTACATCCGAACTCCTTTGGTAAAACAACCCTGGGAACCCATCAGAACCAGGAGATTTTAGCCCTCCTAAATCAAAAACTATTCTTTTGATTTCTTCATCTAGAATAGGAGCAAAAAGCTATTGGTTCATTGCAGGAGAGATAATGGAAGGTATCaagttcaaaacttcttcctgaCTGCTTGTATGATTGCTCTTATAAATGcctttaaaaaaatttagaatttcTAATCGGATCTCTTGTTCAGTTTCAATCCAAGTACCATCAACCTTCTGGAGTTTCACTATAGAATTTCGATGTCGCCTTTGAATTGTAGAAACATGGAAGAACCTTGTATTTCTATCCCCTTCTATCAACCATTGAATGCGAGATCTCTGCTTCCAATAAGATTCTTCTCTATTCCACAGATCTTTCAAGCGATTTAAGATGAATTGCTCATTTTGGCAATTCTCCTCAATCTGAGGATTCTCATAAATTTCTTCTAATTTAATTTTGAGCTGTTGGATCTCACGATGTTTTCCTTGAAATTGATCCCTGTTCCAATGACAAAGGGATGCACGATATAATTTCAGTTTCTGAGCCACCGAGAACATCGGGGGAGCCTCTCATAGGATTACTCCAAGCTGTAGAAATAAAAATTGGACACTGACTGCTCAGAAACCATTTGGATTCAAATCTAAACAAGAATCGCTCTTGACGTCTTATTCCATTAAGGCAAAGCACTAGCGGAAGATGATCAGATCCAACCAGCACTTCGTGTAACACACAATCATTTGGAAAAGCCATTCTCCAATTCACAGAGACTAATGCTCGATCTAACCTTTCAAGAATAGCTGAATCTCCAAACTATCTATTAAACCAAGTATGGTGAGGGCCTTTatattctaagtccataagagcaacACTATTAACAAAATCATCAAGATCCTGCATCTGAGAAGTTCTAACTTCATTTCCACCCTTTTTTTCTTCAAAAGACATAATTGAGTTAAAATCACCCAAACATATCCATGGGTCATTGATCAAAAGCTTCAATGAATTAATTTCAGCCCAAAACTCATTTCTACCCTCACGGGACAGATTAGCATATACAAACGTGGCATGCCACGTACAAGAGTTGTTTTCAGAAGTTAAAACATAATCAATGAAATGAGAAGACATTGATAGAATAGAAATCATAACCTCATTAGTCCACCACAGAGAAAGTCCACCTGATCGTCCCACTGGATCAACATACATTCCAAACTCAAAACCCATTCTTCTCCTTAGTGTATCCATGTAATTCTGATTATTTTTGGATTCCATTTGAAACACTATGGAGGGGCAATGTTTTGCAATGAGCTCCCGCAGAGCTCGAACTGTCCGGGGTTGCCTAATCCCCTAACAGTTCCATGATAAGACCATCATAGCGCTTATGGTGGCTTTTGGCCAGCCACCGAGGCCTCAGAAGATTGAGATAACAAATTTGATTCCAAAGCTTCATCTGCAGTTATATTTTCCTGACTTGGTTTATTTTCTACATTCTCCTGATCTTGAAATGTATCAACACTCCTGTCAGCAACTATAGCCCTTGCTCTCCTTTTTCATTTCTTGCCAACTCTAGTATTCCTTGTCAGAATGTTACTTAGTGAGGATTTACCCAAAGGCTGAGCATCACCCTCTTTAGAGGCTTGCATGGTAGATATTTGGCTAGGGATAGAGGTTGGGTGGGCTGTATCTGGAAGTGTAAAATTTAGAATAGATGCTATTTGGGTTGGGGATGGGCTCGCTGTAGTACTCTCTGGTTTAAAAAGGCTACAAGCTAGATGGACTAGACAGTCCAAAGGTTTAGGGTCCACTATATTCGGATCAAACACTttgggctttttaatttgcaaatgGGTTAGAGATGTTTGGAACTCTCTCTTTCGGGTGAGCCTTTCGTAATCAACAAATGGACTAGAGTGAGAAGGCCCAAAAGATTTCATTAAGCCTAGAACACTTTTGGAGGAGGATGTATGAAATAGGGTCCCACTAGCATCTTGGGGTTGAAGAGATTCAACAAGAAGGGAAGCTGTCAGTTTTGAGATGTTTGAGGTACAAAGAGAACGTTCATTAATAAGAGTATCAGAACTTTCAGAGGAAGAAAAACTGTATTGCTGGGAATGAGAATCATCAATACACCGAACTAGGGCTTGTTCAGGGTATAGAGGCTTTTTTCCTTTGTTGAGGTTTCATTGGGAAGAGTAAAAGGTTAATCTCTACTGACACTGGTGGCAGAAAAACTCGAAACCACAGGATTTCCAGGATCTAGACATTTAATGTGGGTAAGTGGTTTTGGAGCAGAAAACCAAACTACCTCTGTGGGTAAATGAGGCTTACGCGCCACCTCTAATGGTGGAGACGTTAAGGGGGAGGTTAAGATAGGGACCAGTGTTAAAAAAGATGGTTGCTCATCTTGGGGAAGCATTTTATGTGTTGGATTGGGGATacttctagaaaaaaaaaaaaaaaaaaaaa
The Hevea brasiliensis isolate MT/VB/25A 57/8 chromosome 18, ASM3005281v1, whole genome shotgun sequence genome window above contains:
- the LOC131175927 gene encoding uncharacterized protein LOC131175927 — protein: MFSVAQKLKLYRASLCHWNRDQFQGKHREIQQLKIKLEEIYENPQIEENCQNEQFILNRLKDLWNREESYWKQRSRIQWLIEGDRNTRFFHVSTIQRRHRNSIVKLQKVDDEEIKRIVFDLGGLKSPGSDGFPGLFYQRSSDVVENDICIAVQSFFASRLKPMMDALISVDQTAFIPHRSIQDNIVIAHEALSCLISKAHQDGFLKGIQLARRTPALTNSLFADDILLFGRVTRAEAMATMDIISKYSTASGQQVNVHKSSIFFSKRTPGRSKTPALNFLKEKIEAKTQSLKQKLLSQEGRETLIKVVLCAIPMYTMSILKLPKNFCSQLNSLVANFWWGKLDQERKMHWISWKSTSKLKSKGGMGFKDFELLNLACLAKQSWRLINHPNSLWARVIKGLYFPNSSFWNASASKKNKSWIWQSLLASRDVLKEGFRHNIGDGSDTLAWFDPWIPLIPKFRVNHLAHCSTNINKVANLIDHTSLKWKMDLIDNLFEEEVAQAIKLIPIAPMGSSDTYVWHFDSSGNYSVKSRYRFLVEKQRVSNPQIPSHQWAEPNPQQLAMPLFTMGDSLTQ